A single genomic interval of Lathyrus oleraceus cultivar Zhongwan6 chromosome 7, CAAS_Psat_ZW6_1.0, whole genome shotgun sequence harbors:
- the LOC127102745 gene encoding uncharacterized protein LOC127102745, with the protein MVEKEQLYISFPPYNPLDITKMPSYAKFLKKIIPNKRKLDDYSIVALTEECSAIIQNNMPHKLKVIRSFSIPRVIVKYVIDKALYDLGAILADYSIKYSVGILEDIPVRIGQLYIHIDFVVMDIKEESNIPSLLGIPFLATAGAIIDVKRGKITFEVGGVKIEFILCKFLKD; encoded by the exons ATGGTTGAGAAGGAACAATTGTATATATCTTTTCCCCCATATAATCCACTC GATATTACAaaaatgccctcatatgctaagttccTCAAGAAGATTATACCTAATAAGAGGAAGCTTGACGATTATAGTATTGTGGCACTCACTGAAGAGTGTAGTGCCATAATACAAAACAATATGCCACATAAGCTTAAAGTTATAAGGAGTTTTTCCATTCCCCGTGTAATTGTAAAATATGTCATAGATAAAGCTCTTTATGATTTAGGAGCTATC CTAGCTGATTATTCAATCAAGTATTCTGTTGGTATTCTGGAAGATATTCCAGTTAGGATAGGCCAGTTGTACATCCATATAGACTTTGTAGTGATGGACATTAAGGAGGAATCAAACATTCCCAGCTTATTAGGTATACCTTTTTTGGCCACCGCTGGTGCAATTATTGATGTGAAACGAGGGAAAATAACTTTTGAGGTAGGTGGGGTAAAGATAGAATTCATTCTTTGTAAATTTTTGAAAGATTAA